Proteins encoded by one window of Venturia canescens isolate UGA chromosome 2, ASM1945775v1, whole genome shotgun sequence:
- the LOC122406486 gene encoding uncharacterized protein, with amino-acid sequence MEKSGQAQKACGCRPMQLPSLPVRSQGPATSSEKELADSPKYYQEIGAEMIGNQLIIRVEKDKNRLSKRKGGEWDPPCDCAIPEIRRPSNNQGPKIVNAGDNNQILFRIRSRTLVGKDDTNYKPEAFAYQVFSHRFTVFHTTIQHIVRDKVCHENS; translated from the exons ATGGAAAAAAGCGGTCAAGCCCAAA aggCCTGCGGATGCAGGCCAATGCAGCTTCCAAGTTTGCCTGTCCGATCCCAAGGCCCGGCGACATCGTCGGAAAAGGAACTCGCCGACTCGCCCAAATATTATCAAGAAATCGGTGCCGAAATGATCGGCAATCAATTGATCATTCGAGTCGAGAAGGACAAGAACAGATTATCGAAGCGAAAAGGCGGAGAGTGGGACCCTCCGTGCGATTGTGCAATCCCGGAAATTCGTAGACCCTCCAATAATCAGGGACCGAAAATCGTCAATGCCGGTGACAACAATCAAATCCTATTCAGAATTCGCTCGAGAACCCTCGTCGGCAAGGACGACACTAATTACAAGCCTGAAGCCTTCGCTTATCAAGTATTTTCCCATAGATTCACTGTTTTTCACACCACGATCCAACACATTGTTAGGGATAAAGTTtgtcatgaaaattcatga